In Pseudoalteromonas sp. '520P1 No. 423', the sequence CGTAATTATTACCTGATTGTGTTAATCCACTTATGTTTCTTAAACTATCTTGTAAAGTAGACGTAGATTGTTCGTCTAATAGAAACTTATCAACGACAACTATGGCAGCCGGAGTCTCCATTAAACTCATATTAGATTTAGTTGCAGTACCTGACTCTAAAATCAGTTTATTATGTCTGCCATAAACACTAATATGTTCTAATGTTTGATTATTTCTAACTAAATTATTTTGTGGCTTTACAATACTAGTTGCTTTTACTTCGCGTTCTTTATGCTTAATTACAACATCAGTTTCAGATACCCATTGTGCTTCTAATTGCGTATTGTTTAGTAACTGCATTAGAGCATGTTTAACCGATTTAGCTTGATATACACCATTCACATTTAATCCATTAATAACTTTATCTCTGGCAAAAATTTGTATATCACTTTGTTTAGCTAAGCTTGTTAGTGCGCTAGCTAAAGATTGTTGTTTAATTGTGATTGATATATTTGATTCAAGTGCAATAACAGAACTAGACATTGCAACAGCAAATGCCAAACTACTTAATTTAAATGTTGATTTACCAGACATGGATTTACAACTCTCCGACAGTAATGTAAGTGATAACTATATTCATTACCAATAAGGACGTTAATCATATTCAAAACCCGTAAAAATAAATTAAAAAAGATGAATTTAATTCTTAATTCACCTTTCATATAAAATAAAAGCTTAATTATTTTAGTTTTACTTCGTTGTTTTCGTTAACGATTTCTAATCCTAAGCCATTTGTGATTAATTTTAGGGCTTGCATGGGTTTTTCAAGATTAACAGTGCCTGAAATTAATTCGTAAGCCATATCTTGATTAAGTAGACTGATAGGTTTGGAGACATAAGGCTGTATTTGCGTTAATACATCTTTTAAATATCTCGCTTTAAAGTTTAGTTTAACATCACGCCAATTCTGATCTGATTGAATGACTTTAGCTGTTTGCCAATAGTCATTAAATTCGGTTAAAAAGCCTTCTTGGATCACTCGGTTTGTGTGTTTGAAGTTCACTTTTACTTTATGCTCTGTTACTGCTAATTGCAAAAAAGGCCGAGTATTAACCGTAAATGCGGTTCCTAGAGCAGTAAATTTATGTTGTTCATAACGTACTACAAATGGTCTTGTCTTATCTTTAGCTACATCAAAATGTGCGTCACCGTTCAGTATTGTTATTTGACGTCTATCATGATCAAAATATACAAGCACTTCACTTTTTGCATTCAAACTTATGGTACTACCATCAGGTAAATCGAAATCTGCTTGTTGCGCAACCTGTGTTTTATAACTTTTAGAATAATATTGTGTGTCTAAATTAAAGTAGATAAAGGAAAAAAAGAAAAAACTCGCTACCAAAGCCATATATGAGATGAACTTAATTGGCACTTTATCAACCTTTTTTTCTGACTTAAAAGTGATAGGACTTACTTTTTTAACTACAAAATCTGTAGACTCGTTTTTTGGTATGCTTTCTAGGATTTGCCAATTTTGACTAAGATCATCAAATACCTGTTTATGACTAACTGAAGT encodes:
- a CDS encoding FecR family protein, which gives rise to MENNIAEIKLEAAMWIVKFDHNSLTADPEFVNWLNTSVSHKQVFDDLSQNWQILESIPKNESTDFVVKKVSPITFKSEKKVDKVPIKFISYMALVASFFFFSFIYFNLDTQYYSKSYKTQVAQQADFDLPDGSTISLNAKSEVLVYFDHDRRQITILNGDAHFDVAKDKTRPFVVRYEQHKFTALGTAFTVNTRPFLQLAVTEHKVKVNFKHTNRVIQEGFLTEFNDYWQTAKVIQSDQNWRDVKLNFKARYLKDVLTQIQPYVSKPISLLNQDMAYELISGTVNLEKPMQALKLITNGLGLEIVNENNEVKLK